One segment of Oreochromis niloticus isolate F11D_XX linkage group LG8, O_niloticus_UMD_NMBU, whole genome shotgun sequence DNA contains the following:
- the dhrs7cb gene encoding dehydrogenase/reductase (SDR family) member 7Cb — MGLPSVIVLPLLIVVAAGVYYIYNEILHFMSKSLVRNKVVVITDAVSGVGTECARLFHKGGARLILCGTGWDKLESLYDSLTTDADPRETFAPKLVILDFSDMDSMEDVIAEVVDCYGCVDVLICNSSMKLKAPVQSISLEQDRNIMDVNYFGPSTLAKGVLPMMISRRSGHIVLVNSIQGRLAVPFRSSYAASKHAAQAFFDCLRAEVEEYGIIVSTISHTFINASELPPVEEPVPKPNPVAEFIARQLTHGVRPSVLANEIMQTVNRKRKEVLLVHPIPRVALHLRSLFPPFLFAVLAAGVKDSVLAEQMQ, encoded by the exons ATGGGCCTGCCCTCGGTGATAGTGTTGCCCCTGTTGATCGTTGTGGCAGCAGGGGTGTACTACATCTACAATGAGATTTTGCACTTCATGTCCAAGTCCTTAGTACGAAACAAAGTGGTGGTGATCACTGATGCTGTGTCTGGGGTGGGGACCG agtGTGCCCGTCTCTTCCACAAGGGTGGGGCCAGACTGATCCTTTGTGGGACTGGCTGGGATAAGCTGGAGTCTCTGTATGACTCTTTGACAACTGATGCTGACCCCAGAGAG ACCTTTGCCCCAAAGTTGGTAATTCTGGACTTCAGTGATATGGACAGTATGGAGGACGTGATTGCTGAGGTGGTCGATTGTTATGGTTGTGTGGACGTGCTGATCTGCAATAGCAGTATGAAGCTTAAAGCACCGGTTCAGAGTATCTCCTTGGAACAGGACAGAAATATCATGGATGTTAACTACTTTGGCCCAAGCACTCTAGCCAAAG GTGTTCTTCCAATGATGATTTCAAGACGATCAGGCCACATCGTACTGGTCAACAGCATCCAGGGCAGACTGGCTGTTCCATTCAGAAGTTCAT ATGCCGCGTCTAAGCATGCGGCGCAGGCCTTCTTTGACTGTCTCCGAGCTGAAGTGGAAGAGTATGGAATAATTGTCAGCACCATCAGTCATACCTTCATCAATGCTTCTGAACTGCCGCCAGTAGAGGAACCTGTTCCCAAACCAAACCCTGTCGCTGAAT TTATTGCCAGGCAGCTGACCCACGGTGTGCGCCCGTCGGTCCTGGCCAATGAAATCATGCAAACCGTGAACAGGAAGAGGAAAGAGGTTCTGCTGGTCCACCCCATCCCCAGGGTGGCTCTCCATCTGCGCTCCCTCTTCCCCCCCTTCCTCTTCGCTGTGCTGGCTGCTGGAGTGAAAGACTCAGTGTTGGCTGAGCAGATGCAGTAG